The Deltaproteobacteria bacterium genome includes a region encoding these proteins:
- a CDS encoding SpoVR family protein → MATSYTIADLEHWNERIVTLVERFGLEPYNQEFEVCDHEDMLSYMVYSGMPAHYPHWSYGKNFEKLKTLYDYGVSGLPYEMVINSHPSIAYLMRDNSLALQVLTIAHVYGHNDFFKNNFTFKSTRAQYTIESFKSHATRVRHYVEDPSIGLERVEALLDAAHALSLQCRRNLAIKKPSPVEQRQLKRDEATPSADPFSAVHRRREHVEPDLEKVPLFPDEDLLIFIRDHNPHLADWEKDLLTIVHEQAQYFVPQIETKIMNEGWASFWHKSILEALDLPQELHLEFIVRHTQVLRPSPGGLNPDHVGMKVWEDIEKRWQNPSKTDVDEFGPRRKSAKEKLFEVREVERDSSFLRRYLTEELIRELNLFEYKTRGNDQVVSRVADQDSWREIKETLIHNVGTGSIPVIKVEDADYNNDRTLLLKHHHDGRDLQLEYAEKTLNYIRQLWTHDVAMETVIDNHKTWLTIADNKLAMRKSA, encoded by the coding sequence ATGGCCACTAGCTACACCATCGCCGACTTGGAACATTGGAACGAACGGATCGTCACGCTGGTCGAACGCTTCGGCCTCGAACCGTACAATCAGGAATTCGAAGTCTGCGATCACGAAGACATGCTCTCGTACATGGTCTATTCCGGCATGCCGGCGCACTACCCGCACTGGTCCTACGGCAAAAATTTTGAAAAGCTCAAAACCCTCTACGACTACGGCGTCAGCGGCTTGCCTTACGAGATGGTGATTAACTCCCATCCGTCGATCGCCTACCTGATGCGCGACAACAGCTTGGCGCTGCAAGTTTTAACCATCGCCCATGTCTACGGCCACAACGATTTTTTTAAAAATAATTTCACCTTCAAATCGACCCGCGCCCAGTACACCATCGAATCGTTCAAGAGCCACGCCACACGGGTGCGCCATTACGTCGAAGATCCCAGTATCGGTCTGGAAAGAGTCGAAGCGCTGCTCGATGCGGCCCATGCGCTGTCGCTGCAATGCCGGCGCAATTTAGCGATCAAAAAGCCCAGCCCGGTCGAACAACGGCAACTAAAACGGGACGAAGCCACACCGAGCGCCGACCCGTTTAGCGCCGTGCACCGGCGCCGCGAACACGTCGAACCCGATCTTGAAAAAGTGCCGCTCTTTCCCGACGAGGATCTGCTGATATTCATTCGCGATCATAACCCGCACTTGGCCGATTGGGAAAAAGATTTACTGACGATCGTCCACGAGCAGGCGCAATATTTCGTGCCGCAGATCGAAACCAAGATCATGAACGAGGGCTGGGCGAGTTTTTGGCATAAAAGCATTCTCGAAGCGCTCGACCTGCCGCAAGAACTGCATCTCGAATTCATCGTGCGCCACACCCAAGTATTGCGCCCTTCGCCCGGCGGTTTGAATCCCGACCATGTCGGCATGAAAGTTTGGGAGGACATTGAAAAGCGCTGGCAGAATCCGAGCAAGACCGACGTCGACGAATTCGGCCCGCGCCGGAAATCCGCCAAGGAAAAACTTTTTGAAGTCCGTGAAGTCGAGCGCGACAGTTCGTTCCTGCGCCGTTATCTCACCGAAGAGCTGATCCGCGAACTCAATCTGTTCGAATACAAAACCCGCGGCAACGATCAGGTGGTGAGCCGCGTCGCCGACCAAGACAGCTGGCGCGAAATCAAAGAGACGCTGATCCACAACGTCGGCACCGGCTCCATCCCGGTGATCAAAGTCGAAGATGCCGACTACAACAACGACCGAACTTTGCTGCTCAAACACCACCACGACGGCCGCGACCTGCAACTCGAATACGCCGAGAAAACGCTCAATTATATTCGCCAGCTGTGGACCCACGATGTCGCCATGGAGACCGTCATCGACAACCACAAGACTTGGCTCACCATCGCCGACAATAAATTGGCCATGCGCAAGTCGGCCTAA
- a CDS encoding shikimate dehydrogenase: MATVKDLADIQKLIANSIDGTAVGDKNLAGIIGDGPSHYSKSPALWNAAFTALGMNAIYLPFDVADAQVGELLGVLRATEGFMGINVTVPHKVRVMELLDAVDPGAARIGAVNTIVKTSAGKLVGYNTDGEGFVESILTTQPGQTKAFMNSLDGVDVLLLGAGGSARAVAYHVSDRIGAGKLIIANRTREHGEALAGEIHQAGREALAIDEKEISQWAPRVGLIVNSSTKGQGGIRQLANGLATILEPYSALAPANPPSLKVDLGNDFEQRWRAAAQTDIEANHRASETLVQTIPPATRFYDLIYHPEETVFLRHGRATGHRTMNGKSMIVCQAVIAFCKRICQRQLSKLNKDNDATIAQVAEVMYRAW, translated from the coding sequence ATGGCCACCGTTAAAGATCTCGCTGATATTCAAAAGTTAATCGCCAATTCCATTGACGGCACCGCCGTCGGCGACAAAAATCTCGCCGGCATCATCGGCGACGGCCCATCGCATTATTCGAAAAGCCCGGCGCTCTGGAATGCCGCCTTCACCGCTCTCGGCATGAACGCGATTTATCTCCCCTTCGATGTCGCCGATGCTCAGGTCGGCGAACTGCTCGGCGTCCTACGGGCGACCGAAGGATTCATGGGCATCAACGTCACGGTACCGCACAAAGTGCGGGTCATGGAACTTCTTGACGCGGTCGATCCCGGCGCGGCGCGAATCGGCGCGGTCAACACGATTGTCAAAACTAGCGCGGGAAAACTAGTCGGCTACAACACCGACGGCGAAGGATTTGTCGAGAGCATTCTCACGACCCAGCCGGGACAAACGAAAGCATTTATGAATTCCCTCGACGGTGTCGACGTGCTGCTGCTGGGCGCCGGCGGTTCGGCCAGAGCGGTGGCATATCACGTTAGCGATCGCATTGGCGCGGGCAAGTTGATCATCGCCAACCGCACTCGCGAACATGGCGAAGCGCTGGCAGGAGAAATTCACCAAGCCGGACGCGAAGCATTGGCGATCGACGAGAAAGAGATTTCCCAGTGGGCGCCGAGGGTCGGCCTGATCGTCAACAGCAGCACCAAGGGTCAAGGCGGCATCCGCCAGCTGGCCAATGGCTTGGCGACGATCCTCGAACCCTACTCCGCTCTCGCACCGGCCAATCCGCCGAGCCTTAAGGTTGACCTTGGCAACGATTTTGAGCAGCGCTGGCGCGCAGCGGCGCAAACCGACATCGAAGCGAATCATCGAGCAAGCGAGACTCTCGTCCAAACGATTCCACCCGCGACGCGCTTCTACGATCTGATTTATCATCCCGAAGAAACCGTCTTCCTGCGCCACGGCCGCGCTACCGGCCATCGGACCATGAACGGCAAAAGCATGATCGTCTGCCAAGCGGTGATCGCCTTCTGTAAACGCATCTGCCAGCGACAGCTCTCAAAACTGAACAAGGACAACGACGCAACCATCGCCCAAGTCGCCGAGGTGATGTATCGAGCTTGGTAG